CCCTGGTTGTCTTTACGGTTTGTGTAATAGCGCAGGGCACAATACCGTGCTCCTAACCTTAGGAGATTTAAAATGAAAGCAAAAAAAACCAAAGCCATCGCACTTCTAACGAAGTTGCGAGATGATCTACAAAACAACCAGGGTATGACAGCTAAGCAGCGCAAACAAGCAATTAACACGCTTGATGATGCGATTTTGAAATTGAAAACAGAAAAAGTAACAGATATCTCATGTGTTATAAATAATGTCTTTAAGATCTTACCTAGCATATTGAGCCTTTTGGCGAAATTCTGGGGAGCTTAGCTGGTCACCTATATTTTAGGGGGGAAATGTATATGAAAATTGGTCACGCGATAAAAAAATGTAGGCAACTTAAAAATATTAGTCTGTCTTTACTAGCTGATGAAACTGGGCTTTCTAAATCTTATCTATCTTTAGTGGAAAATGAAAAACGTCAAATATCATTGGAATCTTTAGAGAAGGTATCCAGCTTATTAGATGTCCCTTTATACCTCTTGATCTATTTAGCAGCTGAACCGGAAGAAATGAAAGAAATTAAGGGTGAACTTAAGACCGAATTTGATAATTTACTAATCAATCTCATCAAAAAAAATGAATAATTCTTATTATCCTTCCAAGTCAATTAAAACCATTGAAGAGCTTTCTAAAGTTTTGGATGAAACTGAAGATACTTTAAATTCCGTTTCTATAAATTTGCCTATATATTACAAAAAAAATGTTTTACTGAAAAAGGATGGAGGCAAGCGAACCACCTATATAGTTAAAGGTATATTGAAACGAATCCAACAAAAGATAAAAAATCGTATACTTGACCGTGTGTGTTTTGCTGAATATTTATTTTTTGGAATAAAAAAAAGAAATGGCATTATTGAAAATGCCAAATACCATTGTAAATGGGGAAAACCTAAAGCTTTATTAAGTTTTGATATAAAAAATTTTTATCCGTCAGTTACTGAAAATCAGATCAAAAACATTTGGGTTAATTTTTTCAAATTTTCAGAAGCAGTCGCAATTTTACTAACAAAGCTGACTGCGTTTTTAAATGAATTACCCCAAGGAGTTTCTACTAGCGTCTTAATATCAAACTTGATCTTTTTTGAATCAGAGAAGCTATTGGCACAAAGGATCAGAAAATATAACGCTAATTATTCAAGATATGCGGATGATATTAGCATTACATTTAAAAAAGGATATACTCAAAAAGACTTAAGTGAAGCGATTAGATTGGTTGTTTACTTTATAGGAAACTCTGGTTTTAAATTAAATTGGAAAAAATTTAAAATTACCACCACCAAAAATCCAATGGTTACTAATAAAAGCGTTTGCATAAACAATGGTTACTTGAGCCTGAATCCTAGCAAAAGAAAAGAAGCTTATTCAAGATTAAAAAAATATAAAAGTTCAATTAAAACAAAGAAAAATATAAATTCAGATTTTGAATATCAAAAATTAATAGGGTACTTAAGATTCTGCTATAGTATCAACCCGCATAAAGAAATAAAAAAATTTATAAACGAAGCAGTAATATAAACTTTAATCTAAAGTTTATAACATAAATACGTAATCAAACACATAGGATCTAGCTTCTTTAAAAAACTGGTTAATTCGATTATTATAGCCACTACTCATTGGACTGACATGCGGAATTTATTAGACGAGAGAGACATACTAGAATTATATCAAAGTGGAATTCTCCCTGCAGCAAGTAGCGCTGAAGACGCCATATCCACATTAGAAATTTTCCCATATTTAAATATCGCCCCCGAAATACTTAACCTTGACGAAAATGGATATATTTCATTAAATGAGCACGGGCTTCAAAGAAAAATATTAGTTAACGAAATATTTCTTTTTGCAAAAAAATTAAACTTTCTTAAAGAATGCAAAGGATTTCAAACTTTATCAAATAGTATAAATAATCAGACCCAATTTTTTGATACCATATTTGAGGTAGACTGCGCTCATTTTATGTTAACCAACTATAATATCACTAAAATAGATTTATCTGCTGAAATTATTGTTAATGACAGGATTAAAAGACCAGATTTTAGTTTTCTAACAAAGAATGGAGCAGAAGTCTTTTGTGAGTGCAAATCACTTGAATCAGCGCATAGAATTAAAAATTCTAAAGTCATCCGTTTAATGCAACAGCTTGAACCACATTTAAAAAACTTAGCAACTGAAAAATTTAGGATTGAGATCGCATTTAAAACATTACCAACACACTGGAATGCTAACTATTCAGAGCAATTAGCGTCAAGCATTCAGGTATTAATTGAAAATCAATTTACAAAAAACCATTTGGATTTAGTAATAGATGACATGCATGAAACTCATGTTAAATTATGTCTTGTCAATGAAAAGCCCTACTTCAACTGCTTAATTAATCTGGGAAATAAGGCTCCAGATAAAAGTCCCACTTTTGTTATTGGTGAAATTGCTAATGTACAAAAAGATATAAAAAATTCGATCAAAGACGCCATGACACAGTTACCGAGTGACAAACCTGGAATAATTTTCATTAATAGTTTAAATGAAAGTGATGCAAGACAAGCAATAATAAAGTTTTTTCGTTATAACACAAAAGACAATATTTATGGTGTCTTTTCTAAAACAAAAACTTTTCAATGTCATATCAATCCTAATAGCAATTTGCAAATCGACCTTGCTATATCACCACCAGCATTATCACTATTAAATAACACGAGTGCCCCTCGCTTACCCTTATCGAGTTTATGAGGCTAAGGACAACCTGGAAAATACTGAGCATTAAGCTAAATAACAATAGCAGTGAGCTTTCGTATAACCTTAAAAAACCATTAATGTATTGCTTTCCAAAACCTTTCCGCTGATAATAAACACGCGCGGCTCCCAAGTGCACTAACACAAGGGAGCTACGACTTCCACAATTCGAGCTTCGAGGAGCCCAAATTATGACAACTCAAGTTTACACTACCGCGCGTCCGCGCAAAATTCCTTTTTTCACTTTTGACCAATATTTAGACATTTCCATTCGCTTTGCTCTTGGATCGGCAGCGAATAGTCCCGCGGCTTTGTCAAAACCTTCTGGCCATAATGCATTGTGGATGCAAGGCCACGGGATCGAAATGCCTAAAAAGCGGTTAATCGTAAATAGGAAGGGGTAGGCTGGAGCAGAAGGGGGTTGATGGCGGGGCGAATTTGGCCGTCCCGCCGTTAATTCTGCCCTTCTGCCGGCTACCCCGCGGCTGAAAATTCAGCAGCGAGGACGCGCGCGTGCAGACGAAACTATCGCATATTATCGCCACCATCTCGCCCTTGGTTGACGCGATTAACCATCACAAGCTATTAACAGCTATCGATTCCATCGAAAAATTGCGCGGATTTACCGAAATCCACGTGTATGCGGTGTGGGACTTTATGGCATTGCTAAAAGCCCTACAGCGCAAACTGACCTCTATTCAGCCCTTATGGACACCGCCCATAAATCACATGGGTTGCCATTTGGTGAATGCCCTCCTTAGCGAGGAAGAAAGCGATCATCTTCCCGACGGTCGATATTTGAGCCACTTTGAGCTGTATCTTGAAGCCATGCAGCAGGGTGGCGCTAATACTAAGCCTATAACCGGCTTTATCAGCGATATAAAAGCTTCTAAGCCACTATCCAAC
The sequence above is a segment of the Gammaproteobacteria bacterium genome. Coding sequences within it:
- a CDS encoding helix-turn-helix transcriptional regulator, producing the protein MKIGHAIKKCRQLKNISLSLLADETGLSKSYLSLVENEKRQISLESLEKVSSLLDVPLYLLIYLAAEPEEMKEIKGELKTEFDNLLINLIKKNE
- a CDS encoding reverse transcriptase family protein encodes the protein MNNSYYPSKSIKTIEELSKVLDETEDTLNSVSINLPIYYKKNVLLKKDGGKRTTYIVKGILKRIQQKIKNRILDRVCFAEYLFFGIKKRNGIIENAKYHCKWGKPKALLSFDIKNFYPSVTENQIKNIWVNFFKFSEAVAILLTKLTAFLNELPQGVSTSVLISNLIFFESEKLLAQRIRKYNANYSRYADDISITFKKGYTQKDLSEAIRLVVYFIGNSGFKLNWKKFKITTTKNPMVTNKSVCINNGYLSLNPSKRKEAYSRLKKYKSSIKTKKNINSDFEYQKLIGYLRFCYSINPHKEIKKFINEAVI
- a CDS encoding DUF3050 domain-containing protein, which produces MQTKLSHIIATISPLVDAINHHKLLTAIDSIEKLRGFTEIHVYAVWDFMALLKALQRKLTSIQPLWTPPINHMGCHLVNALLSEEESDHLPDGRYLSHFELYLEAMQQGGANTKPITGFISDIKASKPLSNLLGRADLPPPARGFITDTFAIIAQESHVIAASLAFAREYITSNLFSIILQTIEPAGTRCSLEALKSYLQRHIELDSDKHSQQSQLLVTSLCGADETKWQEALDAALFSLNSRLQLLDGIYDAITRS